One Alphaproteobacteria bacterium LSUCC0396 genomic region harbors:
- the soxZ gene encoding thiosulfate oxidation carrier complex protein SoxZ, whose product MTKIKPRVKVPSKAAVGEMLEIKALISHPMHTGRAKDKKGNKIPRKIINKFSASFDGQDVFSANFEPAVSANPYIAFPFKATKSGEFKFTWVEDGGAEFTATKTMTVS is encoded by the coding sequence ATGACAAAAATTAAACCTCGGGTAAAAGTTCCATCAAAAGCTGCTGTTGGTGAAATGTTGGAAATAAAAGCGTTGATTTCACACCCGATGCACACGGGTCGAGCTAAAGATAAGAAGGGGAATAAAATACCTCGCAAGATTATCAACAAATTTTCAGCGAGTTTTGATGGTCAAGATGTTTTCTCAGCAAATTTCGAGCCAGCTGTTTCTGCAAACCCATACATCGCTTTTCCATTCAAAGCCACTAAGTCTGGAGAGTTTAAATTCACCTGGGTAGAGGACGGTGGAGCAGAATTCACCGCAACAAAAACAATGACTGTTAGCTAG